A genomic region of Methyloterricola oryzae contains the following coding sequences:
- a CDS encoding SOS response-associated peptidase: protein MCTNFIPASRPDFPVALNLPEPTFDYPRETYVSYRAPIILVAPDTAATELREAQFGLVPFWSNDTKIARHTYNARSETVAIKPSYRDPWKKRHYALVPMLGFFEPDYATGKSIRRCIERQDLGVFTFAAIWDYWRTPDGGGLTSFSMLPLNADGHPVIGRFHAPGDEKRSLVIIGPEDREAWPRAITPRIRWSGVSASSLQRVAAATRACFRRSLRRCYSASSFV, encoded by the coding sequence ATGTGCACCAACTTTATTCCTGCGTCCCGGCCGGATTTTCCTGTGGCATTGAATCTTCCGGAGCCAACTTTCGACTATCCGCGGGAGACTTACGTGTCGTATCGGGCACCCATCATCCTGGTGGCGCCGGACACAGCAGCGACGGAACTGCGTGAAGCCCAGTTCGGGCTGGTGCCGTTCTGGTCGAACGACACCAAGATCGCGCGCCATACCTACAACGCACGCTCCGAGACCGTGGCAATCAAGCCCAGCTACCGCGATCCATGGAAGAAGCGCCATTATGCCCTAGTACCCATGCTGGGCTTTTTCGAGCCAGACTACGCAACGGGCAAATCCATCCGCCGGTGTATCGAACGGCAGGACTTGGGCGTCTTTACCTTCGCTGCTATTTGGGACTACTGGCGCACTCCGGATGGCGGCGGGCTGACCAGTTTCTCCATGCTCCCCCTGAATGCGGACGGCCATCCGGTGATTGGGCGCTTCCATGCGCCGGGCGACGAAAAGCGCTCCCTGGTCATCATTGGGCCAGAGGACCGGGAGGCCTGGCCGCGGGCGATCACACCCCGGATTCGGTGGAGCGGCGTGTCCGCATCCTCCCTGCAGCGAGTCGCAGCTGCGACTCGCGCCTGTTTCCGCAGATCGCTCAGGCGCTGTTACAGCGCAAGCAGCTTCGTGTGA